A region from the Acomys russatus chromosome 24, mAcoRus1.1, whole genome shotgun sequence genome encodes:
- the Lcn9 gene encoding epididymal-specific lipocalin-9 produces MLLLAVLGLVLGLGAADDNLQIVGQRNYNLARLSGPWYTIFMASDNMTRIGETGDLRLYMRHISLLRNGSLKFDFLFMVQGECVEVVMVCEKTDSTGEFSVTYDGDTKVLLLETDYTTFVTFYMQNIKNGTVTHVLGLYGRIPGLSKPFLKRFEHVCKKYGLGSQNILNLGKKDVCLS; encoded by the exons ATGTTACTACTAGCGGTGTTGGGCCTGGTGCTGGGTCTCGGCGCTGCAGACGACAACCTGCAGATTGTGGGTCAGAGGAACTACAACCTGGCTAGG CTTTCTGGACCCTGGTACACTATTTTCATGGCCTCAGATAACATGACGCGCATTGGAGAAACTGGAGACCTGAGGCTCTATATGCGGCACATCAGTCTCTTGAGGAACGGCAGCCTGAAGTTTGACTTCCTTTTCAT GGTGCAAGGAGAGTGTGTAGAGGTGGTCATGGTCTGCGAGAAGACTGACAGTACCGGGGAGTTCTCAGTTACCT ATGATGGGGACACCAAAGTGCTGCTCTTGGAGACTGACTACACAACCTTTGTCACCTTCTACATGCAGAACATCAAGAATGGGACGGTGACCCACGTGCTGGGACTCTATG GGCGCATCCCAGGGCTTAGCAAGCCTTTCCTGAAAAGATTTGAGCATGTCTGCAAGAAATATGGGCTGGGCTCACAGAATATCctcaacttgggaaagaaag ATGTGTGCTTATCCTAG